From Cellulomonas chengniuliangii, the proteins below share one genomic window:
- a CDS encoding ABC transporter substrate-binding protein, with protein MFRTTMRPGRRAALGASAALALTLTACSQGSATAPQAPAGDGDRPVTITYMNFSANGGHEGDLDAIVTAFEEANPDIDVQVETLPYADYFTKLLTSVAGGTVSDTFELNYENFVTYAANGALAELTIENADAYTPSLLESFSHDGAQLGLPASFSNVVLFYNTDLFDAAGLEHPTADWTWADEQAAAEKLTDRSAGVWGDYQPISFHEFYKALAQAGGEFFDAEQTAATFASPEGIEAATWLVGKSGTTMPTEADGAGTADFDTDLFKAGKLGMWHSGIWMFGGLAEVEGLGWDIAVEPGSAEKASALFANGVVVSAKSAHPEEATRWLEFLTASSTTVETRLATSWELPPVADQSMLDSYLEVTPPANRAAVFDSLDAVVLPPVIESQQEMQDIVGEELANAAAGRKTVEQALTDAQTRVTALLG; from the coding sequence ATGTTCCGAACCACGATGCGCCCCGGCCGCCGGGCCGCCCTCGGCGCGAGCGCCGCCCTGGCGCTCACGCTCACGGCCTGCTCCCAGGGGTCGGCCACGGCGCCCCAGGCGCCCGCCGGGGACGGCGACCGCCCGGTGACGATCACGTACATGAACTTCTCGGCCAACGGTGGCCACGAGGGGGACCTGGACGCCATCGTCACGGCGTTCGAGGAAGCCAACCCTGACATCGACGTGCAGGTCGAGACCCTCCCGTACGCCGACTACTTCACGAAGCTGCTGACCTCGGTGGCCGGCGGCACGGTGTCCGACACCTTCGAGCTGAACTACGAGAACTTCGTGACGTACGCGGCCAACGGGGCGCTCGCGGAGCTGACGATCGAGAACGCCGACGCGTACACGCCGTCGCTGCTCGAGTCGTTCTCCCACGACGGCGCCCAGCTGGGCCTGCCGGCCTCGTTCTCGAACGTCGTGCTGTTCTACAACACGGACCTCTTCGACGCGGCGGGCCTCGAGCACCCCACGGCTGACTGGACCTGGGCCGACGAGCAGGCCGCGGCCGAGAAGCTCACCGACCGGTCGGCGGGCGTCTGGGGCGACTACCAGCCGATCTCCTTCCACGAGTTCTACAAGGCGCTGGCCCAGGCCGGTGGCGAGTTCTTCGACGCCGAGCAGACCGCCGCGACCTTCGCGAGCCCCGAGGGCATCGAGGCGGCGACGTGGCTCGTCGGCAAGTCGGGCACGACGATGCCCACGGAGGCGGACGGCGCGGGCACCGCTGACTTCGACACCGACCTGTTCAAGGCGGGCAAGCTCGGCATGTGGCACAGCGGCATCTGGATGTTCGGCGGACTCGCCGAGGTCGAGGGCCTCGGCTGGGACATCGCCGTTGAGCCGGGCAGCGCCGAGAAGGCGTCGGCGCTGTTCGCGAACGGCGTCGTCGTGTCCGCGAAGTCGGCGCACCCCGAGGAGGCCACGCGCTGGCTCGAGTTCCTCACCGCGTCCAGCACGACCGTGGAGACGCGACTGGCCACGTCGTGGGAGCTGCCGCCGGTGGCCGACCAGTCGATGCTGGACAGCTACCTCGAGGTCACCCCGCCGGCCAACCGGGCCGCGGTGTTCGACTCGCTCGACGCTGTCGTGCTGCCGCCCGTGATCGAGTCCCAGCAGGAGATGCAGGACATCGTCGGCGAGGAGCTGGCCAACGCCGCGGCCGGCCGCAAGACCGTCGAGCAGGCACTGACCGACGCGCAGACCCGGGTCACCGCCCTCCTGGGCTGA
- a CDS encoding D-2-hydroxyacid dehydrogenase has product MSSTSPDRLRVVVATPLTDEHCALLSRLEPRLDVVCDQALLPPMRFPGDHSGDPGFTRSAADQARFEALVDSAEALYGIPDTDPAALRRTVRANPRLRWVHTMAAGGGAQVKAADLTPDELERVAISTSAGPHSSTLAEFALFAVLAGAKSLPRLQAQQQARTWSSRWTMRHLSEMTVLVVGLGNIGRATARLFAATGARVIGVNRTVRAVDGVEEVVGVDRLAEVVGRADAIVSTLPGTDRTRHLISKDVLAQVRPGVIFANVGRGDVVDQDALVEALRDGRVGFAGLDVVAVEPLPADDPLWGFENVLISPHTAALSNQEDRRIAELFAANATRLLNGEELANRMNTVDFY; this is encoded by the coding sequence ATGAGCAGCACTTCCCCCGACCGTCTCCGCGTCGTCGTCGCCACCCCGCTCACCGACGAGCACTGCGCACTGCTGTCCCGGCTCGAGCCGCGGCTCGACGTCGTGTGCGACCAGGCCCTGCTCCCCCCGATGCGGTTCCCCGGCGACCACTCGGGCGACCCCGGCTTCACCCGCTCGGCAGCTGACCAGGCCCGGTTCGAGGCACTGGTCGACAGTGCGGAGGCCCTGTACGGCATCCCCGACACCGACCCCGCAGCCCTGCGCCGCACCGTGCGCGCCAACCCGCGGCTGCGGTGGGTGCACACAATGGCCGCCGGTGGCGGAGCCCAGGTCAAGGCGGCGGATCTCACACCCGACGAGCTCGAGCGTGTCGCCATCTCGACATCCGCGGGACCGCACAGCAGCACCCTCGCAGAGTTCGCCCTCTTCGCCGTGCTGGCCGGCGCCAAGTCGCTGCCCCGGCTCCAGGCGCAGCAGCAGGCGCGGACGTGGAGCAGCCGCTGGACCATGCGCCACCTCTCCGAGATGACTGTGCTCGTGGTCGGCCTGGGCAACATCGGACGCGCCACCGCGCGGCTCTTCGCGGCCACTGGCGCGCGGGTCATTGGGGTGAACCGCACCGTGCGAGCCGTCGACGGCGTTGAGGAGGTCGTCGGAGTCGACCGCCTGGCCGAGGTCGTCGGGCGCGCCGACGCCATCGTGAGCACCCTGCCCGGCACCGACCGCACGCGCCACCTGATCAGTAAGGACGTACTCGCGCAGGTGAGGCCAGGGGTCATTTTCGCGAACGTCGGCCGGGGCGACGTCGTCGACCAGGACGCCCTCGTCGAAGCGCTGCGCGACGGCCGTGTCGGGTTCGCGGGCCTCGACGTGGTGGCGGTCGAGCCTCTCCCCGCGGACGACCCGCTGTGGGGCTTCGAGAACGTGCTCATCTCGCCTCACACCGCCGCCCTCAGCAACCAGGAGGACCGCCGCATCGCCGAGCTGTTCGCAGCGAACGCCACGCGACTGCTCAACGGCGAGGAACTCGCCAACCGGATGAACACGGTCGACTTCTACTGA
- a CDS encoding IclR family transcriptional regulator, whose translation MAPTSDSGRSPAPAVTRAAAILILLAERGQPVGLADIARALGVAKSSTLNLCLALEQADLVRKTEQGYALGRATVRLGGAFVREFDVVREFYRVCAEAPALQNELLQIAMLDGTDVLYLARHEGRAPLRLSASIGDRFPAAITAVGCALLADLDMDEVRRRFADPAALPRWTDRSVATVDRLTAKLEATRARGYALDDGETHPGIVGIAVAIPPRTSADQQLAIGVSLMTTPSDTDREHVVAALLDARAALTAPQLRTGPASSS comes from the coding sequence ATGGCCCCGACATCCGACTCCGGGCGCAGCCCTGCTCCGGCTGTCACCCGCGCCGCCGCGATCCTCATCCTCCTGGCGGAACGCGGACAGCCGGTGGGGCTGGCCGACATCGCCCGTGCGCTCGGCGTCGCGAAGTCCTCGACGCTGAACCTCTGCCTCGCGCTCGAACAAGCGGACCTCGTGCGGAAGACCGAGCAGGGGTACGCGCTCGGCCGCGCCACCGTGCGGCTCGGCGGCGCCTTCGTGCGCGAGTTCGACGTCGTCAGGGAGTTCTACCGCGTCTGCGCCGAGGCGCCAGCCCTCCAGAACGAGCTGCTCCAGATCGCCATGCTCGACGGCACGGACGTCCTGTACCTGGCCCGGCACGAGGGACGGGCGCCGTTGCGCCTTTCCGCGTCGATCGGGGACAGGTTCCCGGCCGCCATCACCGCAGTCGGGTGCGCCCTGCTTGCCGACCTCGACATGGACGAGGTCAGACGACGTTTCGCCGACCCTGCGGCGCTCCCCCGATGGACCGACCGCTCGGTCGCGACGGTAGACCGTCTCACTGCCAAGCTCGAGGCCACCCGGGCCCGCGGTTACGCGCTGGATGATGGCGAGACCCACCCGGGGATCGTGGGGATCGCGGTGGCGATCCCGCCCCGCACGTCCGCGGACCAGCAGCTGGCAATCGGCGTCTCCCTCATGACCACGCCTTCTGACACGGATCGGGAGCACGTCGTGGCAGCGCTGCTCGACGCGCGCGCCGCCCTCACCGCGCCGCAGCTGCGCACCGGCCCCGCATCGTCCAGCTGA
- a CDS encoding carbohydrate ABC transporter permease, with protein MPDITTTRLARRGLLYLVVALGAVAMLFPFLWTVITSITPGGTLSSGPSLVVEDPTLDAYRELFGVMPVWRIVGNSFGIAVATTLLQLVTSSMAAYAFARLPFRGRNVVFAVYLATLMIPLQVLVVPLFIEMTRLQLNDTYFALLAPTIASAFGVFLLKQAMEGVPRELDEAATIDGAGHLRIFTTIMLPLVRPSLATLAVFAFMSSWNSFLWPLVVIRSPELMTLPLGLATLRGQFTTEWDVVMAGSVVSIIPIALLYIVAQRHIIAGMAHTGLK; from the coding sequence ATGCCTGACATCACAACCACGCGGCTCGCGCGCCGCGGCCTCCTCTACCTCGTCGTCGCCCTCGGCGCCGTCGCCATGCTGTTCCCCTTCCTCTGGACGGTGATCACCTCGATCACGCCCGGCGGGACGCTCTCCTCGGGGCCGAGCCTGGTCGTCGAGGACCCCACCCTGGACGCGTACCGGGAGCTGTTCGGCGTCATGCCGGTGTGGCGCATCGTGGGCAACTCGTTCGGGATCGCCGTCGCCACGACACTGCTCCAGCTCGTCACCTCGTCGATGGCCGCGTACGCGTTCGCCCGGCTGCCGTTCCGGGGCCGCAACGTCGTGTTCGCCGTCTACCTCGCGACGCTGATGATCCCGTTGCAGGTGCTCGTCGTGCCGCTGTTCATCGAGATGACACGGCTGCAGCTCAACGACACCTACTTCGCGCTGCTGGCTCCCACGATCGCCTCCGCGTTCGGGGTGTTCCTGCTGAAGCAGGCCATGGAGGGCGTGCCGCGCGAGCTCGACGAGGCCGCCACCATCGACGGGGCGGGCCACCTGCGCATCTTCACCACGATCATGCTGCCGCTCGTGCGCCCCTCGCTCGCGACCCTCGCGGTGTTCGCGTTCATGTCGAGCTGGAACAGCTTCCTGTGGCCGCTGGTGGTCATCAGGTCGCCCGAGCTCATGACCCTCCCGCTCGGGCTTGCGACCCTCCGCGGGCAGTTCACCACCGAGTGGGACGTGGTCATGGCCGGGTCGGTCGTCTCCATCATCCCGATCGCGCTGCTCTACATCGTGGCGCAGCGCCACATCATCGCGGGCATGGCCCACACCGGGCTCAAGTAG
- a CDS encoding carbohydrate ABC transporter permease: MSAPTAPSIAGAPAATAGRAATRARRGPASRRRGLKRVGWVLLFLLPSAIPLIAFVLVPMVGSAWVSLHRWNLISGMEWVGLDNYAKLLGDPTTRKVFGNTLMYIAGYLPLVYVGGLGLALLLNQAFRGRSFFRAAYFLPVVTSWVVVALVWQWLLNPGNGLVNQVLGAIGLPEPGWWTDPTWALPSVILASAWKDLGFVMVILLAGLQAIPGDVMEAARMDGANAWQRFRSITLPLLSPSTFFVVVISLVNGFQVFDQVYVMTGGGPSGASQVVVGQIYDLTFRYGRAGEASALSWLLFALILGVTAFQLHGQKRWVNHA, from the coding sequence ATGAGCGCGCCGACCGCGCCGTCGATCGCCGGCGCCCCCGCCGCGACCGCCGGCAGGGCAGCCACCCGCGCCCGCCGCGGACCCGCGTCGCGCCGCCGTGGGCTGAAGCGCGTCGGGTGGGTGCTGCTGTTCCTGCTGCCGAGCGCGATCCCCCTCATCGCCTTCGTCCTGGTCCCGATGGTGGGATCGGCCTGGGTGAGCCTGCACCGCTGGAACCTCATCTCCGGCATGGAGTGGGTCGGGCTCGACAACTACGCCAAGCTCTTGGGCGACCCGACGACCCGGAAGGTCTTCGGGAACACCCTGATGTACATCGCCGGGTACCTGCCGCTCGTGTACGTGGGCGGCCTGGGACTCGCGCTGCTGCTGAACCAGGCGTTCCGCGGCCGGTCCTTCTTCCGCGCCGCCTACTTCCTTCCCGTGGTCACGAGCTGGGTCGTCGTGGCGCTGGTCTGGCAGTGGCTGCTCAACCCGGGCAACGGCCTGGTCAACCAGGTGCTGGGCGCCATCGGCCTCCCGGAGCCGGGCTGGTGGACGGACCCGACGTGGGCTCTGCCCTCGGTCATCCTCGCCTCCGCATGGAAGGACCTCGGCTTCGTCATGGTCATCCTGCTGGCCGGCCTGCAGGCGATCCCGGGCGACGTGATGGAGGCGGCGCGGATGGACGGCGCCAACGCCTGGCAGCGGTTCCGGTCGATCACGCTCCCGTTGCTGTCCCCCTCGACGTTCTTCGTCGTGGTGATCTCGCTCGTCAACGGCTTCCAGGTGTTCGACCAGGTGTACGTGATGACCGGGGGAGGCCCATCGGGCGCGAGCCAGGTGGTCGTCGGCCAGATCTACGACCTGACGTTCCGCTACGGGCGCGCAGGCGAGGCGTCTGCGCTGTCCTGGCTCCTCTTCGCCCTGATCCTCGGGGTCACGGCATTCCAGCTGCACGGCCAGAAGCGGTGGGTGAACCATGCCTGA
- a CDS encoding NAD(P)-dependent oxidoreductase, which produces MADIGFIGLGVMGRPMAGHVLDGVASEGRGLVLLDSGRGNADALIERGATGVSTARAVAEACDLILVMLPDLPQLRGLLDGPDGLVAGLRRPTVLVICSTVSPDGVRELDAELAARTDLLRLVDAPVSGGEIGAVAGTMSIMVGGPRGLVDQVMPVLSLMGTPVHLGPLGAGQVAKACNQLICAAQLVAIAEAAVVAERAGLDVGRLLTLLQGGYAASTILADKATRFAEKDYRVSGAAKFMVKDLAAYRAEADRTTTRTVIADRLHEAFSDLTALGMGDQDTSVVQAYISGLTGEGR; this is translated from the coding sequence ATGGCCGACATCGGGTTCATCGGACTGGGCGTGATGGGCAGGCCGATGGCCGGCCATGTCCTGGACGGCGTCGCGTCGGAGGGCCGCGGGCTCGTGCTCCTCGACAGCGGCCGCGGCAACGCGGACGCCCTCATCGAGCGCGGCGCCACCGGTGTGAGCACGGCGCGGGCGGTGGCCGAGGCCTGCGACCTGATCCTCGTGATGCTGCCCGACCTCCCGCAGCTGCGCGGCCTCCTCGACGGCCCCGACGGGCTCGTCGCCGGGCTGCGGCGGCCGACGGTCCTCGTCATCTGCTCCACCGTCTCGCCGGACGGGGTCCGCGAGCTCGACGCTGAGCTGGCCGCGCGGACGGACCTGCTGCGGCTCGTCGACGCCCCGGTGTCCGGCGGTGAGATCGGCGCCGTCGCCGGCACGATGTCGATCATGGTCGGGGGGCCACGGGGCCTGGTCGACCAGGTGATGCCCGTGCTGAGCCTGATGGGGACGCCCGTGCATCTTGGCCCGCTGGGGGCGGGGCAGGTCGCGAAGGCGTGCAACCAGCTCATCTGCGCGGCCCAGCTGGTGGCGATCGCGGAGGCCGCCGTCGTCGCCGAGCGCGCGGGGCTCGACGTCGGCAGGCTGCTCACGCTGCTCCAGGGCGGCTACGCGGCCAGCACGATCCTCGCCGACAAGGCGACGCGTTTCGCCGAGAAGGACTACAGGGTCTCCGGGGCGGCCAAGTTCATGGTCAAGGACCTTGCGGCCTACCGGGCGGAGGCGGACCGCACGACGACGCGCACCGTGATCGCCGATCGGCTGCACGAGGCGTTCTCCGACCTCACGGCGCTCGGCATGGGCGACCAGGACACCTCGGTGGTCCAGGCGTACATCTCGGGCCTCACCGGGGAGGGCCGCTAG
- a CDS encoding VOC family protein codes for MPRIQLSSIYVDNQEKALAFYTDVLGFQLKQHVPVGAYAWITLVSADDPAGPELVLEPAAHKAVQPYRRALYRDRIPVTSFAVDSVDAEYERLRELGVRFMQKPTTTGPVTVAVLDDTCGNLVQIASPAASPDA; via the coding sequence ATGCCCCGGATCCAGCTCTCGAGCATCTATGTCGACAATCAGGAGAAGGCACTGGCCTTCTACACGGACGTCCTGGGCTTCCAGCTGAAGCAGCACGTCCCGGTGGGGGCGTACGCATGGATCACGCTCGTCTCCGCCGACGACCCGGCCGGCCCCGAGCTCGTACTCGAGCCCGCAGCGCACAAGGCTGTGCAACCATACCGGCGGGCGCTCTACCGTGACCGCATTCCGGTGACCTCTTTTGCCGTCGACTCTGTGGACGCGGAATACGAGCGCCTGCGCGAACTCGGGGTCCGCTTCATGCAGAAGCCGACGACCACGGGACCGGTGACGGTCGCTGTCCTCGACGACACCTGCGGGAACCTCGTGCAGATCGCCTCGCCAGCGGCAAGCCCCGACGCCTGA
- a CDS encoding universal stress protein, with the protein MAAPIVVGYDASEQSAVAVRWAAAEAARAGSDVLVVHVWGFADRPGGGAGSSPLGQAVLAGVQAVADEGAEIVRDADASVAVSAAIGHGSPAQALVDRAHGARMLVLGRHGTGWFSEALTGSVATGAVQRATCPVVVVPADSAERSTTGVVVVGIDGSAGADTALLAAVNEAVLRGSTLRVVTSWTRAEASATLSYWAVAYPGITPDEMALAHAERVQAAARVLLAERELPIEVAWEVTEGPAAHVLTQASAAADLVVVGARGRGGLAGLLLGSVSRGVVRRSRCPVLVTRADVTA; encoded by the coding sequence GTGGCTGCTCCGATCGTCGTCGGGTATGACGCCTCCGAGCAATCGGCGGTGGCGGTGCGGTGGGCGGCGGCAGAGGCCGCCCGTGCGGGCAGCGACGTGCTGGTGGTCCATGTGTGGGGCTTCGCCGACAGGCCGGGCGGAGGCGCCGGGAGCTCTCCGCTGGGGCAGGCAGTGCTCGCTGGGGTCCAGGCCGTGGCCGACGAGGGCGCCGAGATCGTCCGGGATGCCGACGCGTCGGTGGCGGTGAGCGCGGCCATCGGCCACGGCTCGCCGGCCCAAGCGCTGGTGGACCGCGCGCACGGGGCGCGGATGCTCGTGCTGGGGCGGCACGGCACCGGGTGGTTCAGCGAGGCCCTGACCGGATCGGTCGCCACGGGCGCTGTGCAGCGCGCGACCTGCCCGGTCGTCGTGGTGCCCGCCGACTCGGCCGAGAGGTCGACGACGGGCGTTGTCGTGGTGGGCATCGACGGGTCGGCTGGCGCCGACACCGCGCTGCTCGCGGCCGTGAACGAGGCGGTGCTGCGCGGCTCGACGCTGCGGGTCGTGACGTCGTGGACCCGGGCCGAGGCATCGGCGACCCTCAGCTATTGGGCCGTGGCCTACCCGGGGATCACGCCGGACGAGATGGCGCTCGCCCACGCCGAGCGCGTGCAGGCGGCAGCCCGGGTGCTCCTCGCCGAACGCGAGCTGCCGATCGAGGTCGCGTGGGAGGTGACGGAGGGCCCGGCGGCGCATGTCCTGACGCAGGCCTCCGCTGCAGCGGACCTGGTCGTGGTCGGCGCACGGGGGCGGGGCGGGCTGGCCGGCCTGCTGCTCGGGTCCGTGAGCCGGGGCGTCGTCCGCCGGTCGCGCTGCCCCGTGCTCGTGACGCGCGCCGACGTCACCGCCTGA
- a CDS encoding ROK family transcriptional regulator has translation MSPATRPSARGDLVPSAILGLLGTRGPTSRADVARALDVSPALVTQLTKDLIARGLVTELEHAPSQGGRPARLLGLVRSAGGAIGAKVTADHVALVDVDLDGTVRSQSTQRFDPDAPDALDALGHILGTAVDDHSGPLLGIGVGIPGSVDSQASGIVDAPTLGWSDAHVGAVLRSTLGVPVLVENDVNTLAVAERLYGTGRDHGSYLVVTIGRGIGCGIVVDGAVYRGASGGAGEIGHIPITTDGPLCGCGSRGCLEAHIGEDALVRAALEQGVVGPRGTAAGLRQAAERGDAAALEIYREAGARLGRALAGVVHTIDPEVIVLLGEGIDAWRHWEPGFEPSFRGHLMPARRGIPFVIEPWAEDKWALGAASLVLASPFDAAGATGDQGRLVRERLHAGADDQHAEPVR, from the coding sequence ATGTCACCCGCAACCCGCCCGTCTGCCCGTGGTGACCTGGTCCCGTCGGCGATCCTCGGGCTGCTCGGCACGCGCGGGCCCACGTCCCGCGCCGACGTCGCCCGGGCGCTCGACGTCAGCCCGGCCCTCGTGACGCAGCTGACCAAGGACCTCATCGCCCGCGGGCTCGTCACCGAGCTCGAGCACGCGCCCTCGCAGGGCGGGCGCCCGGCGAGGCTCCTCGGCCTGGTCCGGTCCGCCGGCGGGGCGATCGGCGCCAAGGTCACCGCCGACCACGTCGCCCTCGTCGACGTGGACCTCGACGGCACCGTGCGCAGCCAGTCCACGCAGCGCTTCGACCCGGACGCGCCGGACGCGCTCGACGCGCTCGGCCACATCCTCGGCACCGCGGTCGACGACCACTCGGGACCGTTGCTCGGCATCGGCGTCGGGATCCCGGGGTCTGTCGACTCCCAGGCCTCCGGCATCGTCGACGCCCCGACCCTCGGCTGGTCCGACGCGCACGTCGGCGCGGTGCTGCGCAGCACGCTCGGCGTGCCCGTCCTGGTGGAGAACGACGTCAACACCCTCGCGGTCGCCGAGCGGCTGTACGGCACCGGCCGCGACCACGGCTCCTACCTGGTCGTGACCATCGGGCGCGGCATCGGGTGCGGCATCGTCGTCGACGGCGCCGTCTACCGTGGCGCGTCGGGTGGCGCGGGCGAGATCGGGCACATCCCCATCACCACGGACGGCCCGCTCTGCGGGTGCGGGTCGCGAGGCTGCCTCGAGGCCCACATCGGCGAGGACGCCCTGGTGCGGGCAGCTCTCGAGCAGGGCGTGGTCGGCCCCCGAGGAACCGCCGCCGGTCTGCGCCAGGCCGCCGAGCGCGGCGACGCCGCCGCCCTGGAGATCTACCGGGAGGCCGGCGCACGGCTCGGCAGGGCCCTCGCGGGCGTCGTGCACACCATCGACCCCGAGGTGATCGTGCTGCTCGGGGAGGGCATCGACGCGTGGCGGCACTGGGAGCCCGGCTTCGAGCCGTCCTTCCGCGGGCACCTCATGCCCGCGCGTCGCGGCATCCCGTTCGTGATCGAGCCCTGGGCCGAGGACAAGTGGGCGCTCGGCGCCGCCTCCCTCGTCCTGGCGAGCCCGTTCGACGCCGCGGGCGCCACCGGTGACCAGGGACGGCTCGTGCGCGAGCGCCTCCACGCCGGGGCGGACGACCAGCACGCGGAGCCGGTCCGATGA